A genomic segment from Bacteroidota bacterium encodes:
- a CDS encoding ABC transporter ATP-binding protein, with translation MSDNNPPKKQKSGMFDWPLIRRIFGLAAPYKKQVYLAIFVTLISAWLGPYRTKLIKDVLDNDVAKGDYEGLINMTLFMIALLIINTAINFWQSYVTAWLGQAVIKDLRLKVYAFVTRLKLKFFDRTPVGTMVTRTVSDIESLSNVFSEGLIVIAGDILQIGVILYFMFSLNWQLTLVCLSVLPLLLIAAYIFKEKVKSSFTEVRNAVANLNAFVQEHITGMQIVQIFNREREEYKRFKSINSMHRDANIRSVMYYSVFFPVVEIITALATGLVVWYGVKGVIGGDITYGIIVSFIVFINQFFRPIRQLADRINTLQMGMVAAERVFKLIDDKAQLEPEGTYKPDTLKGEVEFKNVWFAYNEEDWVLRDVSFKVKEGKTLALVGATGAGKSSIVNLINKFYTVNQGEILVDHRNVNDYQLASLRSNVAVVLQDVFLFSGSISDNVRLYDDYISKEKIIEAAKLIGAEEFIQRLPGGYDFNVMERGSSLSVGQRQMISFIRALAADPKILILDEATSSVDSETEELIQHAIEVLMKGRTSIAIAHRLSTIQNADEILVLEKGQIVESGTHEELLNGKGYYEKLYNFQFAGV, from the coding sequence ATGAGTGATAATAATCCCCCAAAAAAGCAAAAAAGCGGCATGTTTGATTGGCCGTTGATACGCAGAATATTCGGGTTAGCTGCCCCCTATAAAAAGCAGGTTTACCTTGCCATTTTTGTTACTCTTATAAGCGCTTGGCTAGGCCCATACCGCACCAAGCTTATTAAAGATGTGCTGGATAACGATGTGGCAAAAGGTGATTATGAAGGCTTGATAAACATGACACTGTTTATGATAGCCCTGCTGATTATAAACACTGCCATTAACTTTTGGCAGTCGTACGTAACAGCATGGTTAGGCCAAGCAGTTATCAAAGACCTCCGCCTGAAAGTATATGCCTTTGTTACCCGCCTGAAACTTAAATTTTTCGACCGCACCCCTGTGGGTACCATGGTTACCCGCACCGTAAGCGATATCGAATCACTTTCAAATGTGTTTTCTGAAGGGTTGATTGTTATCGCCGGTGATATATTACAAATCGGGGTGATACTGTACTTTATGTTCTCACTCAACTGGCAACTTACGCTGGTTTGTCTTTCGGTACTTCCCCTGTTACTTATAGCAGCTTATATCTTTAAAGAAAAAGTAAAATCATCGTTTACAGAAGTACGTAATGCCGTTGCCAACCTTAATGCGTTTGTTCAAGAACACATTACGGGAATGCAAATTGTGCAGATTTTTAACCGTGAACGTGAAGAATATAAACGGTTTAAAAGCATTAACTCCATGCACCGCGATGCCAACATCCGCTCGGTAATGTACTACTCTGTATTCTTTCCTGTAGTAGAGATTATCACTGCGCTGGCTACTGGTTTGGTAGTGTGGTACGGTGTAAAAGGAGTAATTGGTGGTGACATTACCTACGGTATCATTGTATCGTTTATTGTGTTTATCAACCAGTTCTTCAGACCCATACGCCAATTGGCCGACCGTATTAATACGTTGCAAATGGGTATGGTGGCTGCCGAAAGGGTATTTAAACTGATTGACGATAAAGCACAATTGGAACCCGAAGGAACTTATAAGCCTGATACCTTAAAAGGTGAAGTGGAGTTTAAAAACGTTTGGTTTGCCTATAATGAAGAAGATTGGGTATTGCGCGATGTGTCTTTCAAAGTAAAAGAAGGCAAAACCCTTGCTTTAGTAGGAGCAACGGGCGCAGGTAAATCATCGATTGTAAACCTTATCAATAAGTTTTATACGGTTAATCAAGGCGAGATATTAGTAGACCACCGAAACGTTAACGATTACCAGTTGGCTTCGCTACGCTCAAATGTTGCGGTAGTTTTGCAGGATGTGTTCCTATTTTCGGGCAGTATCAGCGATAATGTTCGTTTGTACGACGATTACATCAGCAAAGAAAAGATTATTGAAGCTGCCAAGCTAATTGGTGCAGAAGAGTTTATACAACGCCTGCCCGGAGGATATGATTTTAATGTGATGGAACGTGGCAGTTCGCTATCGGTAGGTCAACGTCAAATGATTTCGTTTATCCGTGCACTGGCTGCCGACCCCAAAATCCTTATTTTGGATGAGGCTACCAGCTCTGTTGACTCTGAAACCGAGGAGTTGATACAACACGCCATTGAGGTACTGATGAAAGGCCGCACCAGCATAGCCATTGCCCACCGTTTAAGTACTATACAAAACGCCGACGAAATACTGGTGCTTGAGAAAGGCCAGATTGTAGAAAGCGGTACACACGAGGAACTGCTGAACGGCAAAGGGTACTACGAAAAACTATACAACTTCCAGTTTGCAGGGGTGTAA
- the truA gene encoding tRNA pseudouridine(38-40) synthase TruA, with the protein MRFVVELSYDGTRYHGWQVQQNANSVQAELNSAISKLLSHPVETIGCGRTDTGVHALQFFAHFDYHSPLPPKFVFRLNKILPYDIAIHAAYKVSDEFNTRFDATYRLYEYHMHSKPDPFLVNRSYYRYGPLDYDAMNLAAQKLFDYIDFECFSKTHTQVYTFNCKIMQAKWQKIHESRHVFTIQADRFLRNMVRAIVGSLIDVGSGKLTIQGFEAVIQSKKRTEAGFSAPAHGLYLKSIGYDYTLTPFEKIDE; encoded by the coding sequence ATGCGTTTTGTTGTAGAACTAAGTTATGACGGCACCCGATACCACGGTTGGCAAGTTCAGCAAAACGCAAATAGCGTGCAAGCCGAATTAAACAGTGCTATTTCCAAACTATTAAGCCACCCCGTTGAAACTATTGGCTGCGGCAGAACCGATACCGGTGTGCACGCCCTTCAGTTCTTTGCCCATTTTGACTACCACTCTCCCCTACCTCCCAAATTTGTTTTCAGGCTCAACAAAATCTTACCATACGATATTGCCATACACGCTGCTTACAAGGTAAGCGATGAGTTTAATACCCGTTTTGATGCCACTTACCGCTTGTATGAATACCACATGCATAGCAAGCCCGACCCTTTTTTAGTAAACCGCAGTTACTACCGCTACGGGCCTTTGGATTACGACGCCATGAACCTTGCGGCGCAAAAGCTGTTTGACTACATAGATTTTGAATGCTTTAGCAAAACCCATACACAGGTATATACATTTAACTGCAAAATAATGCAGGCAAAATGGCAGAAAATCCACGAAAGCCGCCATGTATTTACTATACAGGCCGACCGTTTTTTACGTAATATGGTGCGGGCAATTGTTGGCTCACTTATTGATGTTGGGAGTGGCAAACTGACTATACAAGGTTTTGAGGCCGTGATACAAAGTAAGAAACGTACCGAAGCAGGATTTTCGGCACCGGCACACGGTTTATACCTTAAAAGTATAGGCTACGACTATACCCTAACCCCTTTTGAGAAGATAGATGAGTGA
- a CDS encoding S8 family serine peptidase has protein sequence MKRLLKNSIILLFVLIRLNGFAQIADSNYLDGEIYLKYKDDFPVDFSREFVEPHTLPGLNIEVTTQFGIVEARFSFNKVQYPKLQKTVRLKFTAIKTADKLVEYFTSQPFIEYAEKIPAYRPTYTPNDLGSNAVGGQWHLYTIKAREAWNYSKGDSNIVVAVVDQECNINHADLRNNIWKNPGEIANNSVDDDNNGYVDDVSGWDVSDNDNNVITTNTTYLDHGTPCAGLVSATTDNSKGVASIGFFVKVLPVKTSQDGQKDEFLRNTTEGIVYAALMDADVISCSFGSYAYSQTTVNALNYAFSKNCIVVASAGNDNNTLTHYPSSYTGVISVAASDISDKKASFSNYGSRINVTAPGVGMYTTKTDGGYYSFGGTSAACPLTAGLLGLMKSYRPLISNTGMTRCLIKSADNIDPVNSGFKGLLGGGRINAEKAMRCMDSTSKAPPEMFIQVSESSSCPNKKIKITAGAVNKNVDSVVWHLPSAIILSQSGFDIEVKYPTSGVYSITVTGFNSYGYDSIYLEDYLSINAGYVSTLYYEDFEDSTAFNNLTIVNPDNKITWIQATAPTTVNMGNKAMKMDFFNYTTSGVGVRDAFILPPIDLSRSLKPQLTFSHSYSDYYSLSEDSVIVYGSLDSGKTFPYRLLAVHCQSMITRSTGISFIPQNSSEWCFGSGLSCNSVIMDSVFAGKNYALLKFEAYHKVGNNLYIDNIKVFSKCGDVLFEPPTSDFSVSKTEVCEGNKIQFNNKSLLATNGYQWIFEGGVPNIATLENPEVEYPVSGVYDVTLVAANPLGYDTLILRDYINCIAPPKIIVDDTQKYVCPGDSIHFTATGADSIIWYKHNTKTNVYGSVLGDRPVQTTIYSVKGYNSFGCWDSIGVRGVYVQLPPPVFISVSGKKMTATHNPGLFYYSWFVNDSDMNLHTSTIEPKKTGNYKVIITDSAGCSSVSQQVYFDYVQSTKGIIGVNSGKINIYPNPTSGEVYFEGLEKGIEAKITLTDMIGRKVLETIITTNTINVDTLPAGLYFISVEQNNTLVSQKLRVE, from the coding sequence ATGAAACGCCTTTTAAAGAATAGTATAATACTTCTATTTGTTTTAATAAGGCTTAATGGATTTGCTCAAATAGCAGATAGTAATTATCTTGATGGTGAAATATATTTAAAATATAAAGATGATTTCCCCGTAGATTTTTCACGGGAATTTGTTGAACCTCATACTCTTCCGGGGCTTAATATTGAAGTTACTACACAATTTGGTATTGTTGAGGCTCGGTTTTCATTTAATAAAGTGCAGTATCCTAAACTGCAAAAAACAGTGAGGCTAAAGTTTACAGCAATCAAAACTGCTGATAAACTGGTTGAATACTTTACATCTCAACCTTTTATTGAGTATGCTGAAAAAATACCAGCTTACCGCCCCACATATACCCCCAATGATTTAGGCTCTAATGCAGTAGGGGGGCAGTGGCATTTGTACACTATAAAGGCAAGGGAGGCATGGAATTATTCAAAAGGGGATAGCAATATTGTTGTTGCAGTTGTTGACCAAGAGTGTAATATCAACCATGCCGACCTAAGAAATAATATCTGGAAAAACCCCGGTGAAATTGCAAATAACAGTGTTGACGATGATAATAATGGTTACGTCGATGATGTAAGTGGGTGGGATGTATCGGATAACGACAATAATGTTATTACCACTAATACAACTTATTTAGACCATGGGACGCCTTGTGCCGGACTTGTTTCTGCTACAACTGATAATAGTAAGGGTGTTGCCTCTATTGGGTTTTTCGTCAAAGTTCTTCCTGTAAAGACTAGTCAAGACGGTCAAAAGGATGAATTTCTTCGTAACACAACCGAAGGAATTGTATATGCTGCGCTTATGGATGCTGATGTAATAAGCTGTTCTTTTGGGTCTTATGCATATTCACAAACAACTGTAAATGCTTTAAATTATGCCTTCTCTAAAAACTGTATAGTTGTTGCTAGTGCAGGAAATGACAATAATACTTTAACCCACTACCCTTCATCATATACAGGAGTGATTTCTGTTGCCGCATCAGATATTAGTGACAAAAAAGCGTCCTTTTCAAATTATGGTAGCCGTATTAATGTAACTGCCCCAGGTGTAGGGATGTACACTACTAAAACCGATGGAGGTTATTACAGTTTTGGTGGAACATCAGCAGCATGCCCGCTTACAGCAGGTTTGTTGGGTCTTATGAAAAGTTATAGACCTTTAATATCAAATACAGGTATGACAAGGTGCCTTATAAAATCGGCAGATAACATCGATCCTGTAAATTCAGGTTTTAAAGGCTTATTAGGAGGAGGTAGAATAAATGCAGAAAAGGCAATGCGTTGCATGGATTCAACAAGCAAGGCACCTCCTGAAATGTTTATTCAAGTTAGTGAATCTTCTTCATGTCCGAATAAAAAAATTAAGATAACAGCAGGTGCAGTAAATAAAAATGTAGATAGTGTGGTATGGCACCTTCCCAGTGCAATTATTTTATCACAAAGTGGATTTGATATTGAGGTGAAGTATCCTACTAGCGGTGTTTATAGTATTACGGTAACAGGATTTAATAGCTATGGATATGATTCTATATATCTTGAAGATTATTTATCAATAAATGCGGGGTATGTGAGTACACTCTATTATGAGGATTTTGAAGACTCTACAGCGTTCAATAACCTTACAATTGTCAATCCTGATAATAAAATAACTTGGATACAGGCAACAGCACCTACTACTGTGAATATGGGTAATAAAGCCATGAAAATGGATTTTTTTAACTACACAACATCCGGTGTAGGTGTAAGAGATGCTTTTATCTTACCACCTATTGATCTTTCCCGGTCATTGAAACCACAATTAACATTTAGCCACTCATATTCGGATTATTATTCATTATCAGAAGACAGTGTTATTGTTTATGGCTCACTTGATAGTGGCAAAACGTTTCCTTACAGGCTGCTAGCTGTTCATTGCCAATCTATGATTACTAGATCTACAGGTATTAGCTTCATACCTCAAAACAGCTCTGAATGGTGCTTTGGTTCCGGCCTTTCCTGTAATTCAGTAATTATGGATTCAGTTTTTGCAGGTAAAAACTATGCGCTTTTAAAATTTGAAGCTTATCACAAAGTAGGTAATAATTTATACATTGATAATATTAAGGTCTTTTCTAAATGTGGTGATGTGTTATTCGAGCCCCCTACATCAGATTTTAGTGTCTCCAAAACAGAAGTATGTGAAGGTAATAAAATTCAATTCAACAATAAAAGTCTCCTTGCAACCAATGGGTATCAATGGATATTTGAAGGAGGTGTGCCTAATATCGCAACATTAGAAAATCCGGAGGTCGAGTATCCCGTTTCAGGGGTTTATGATGTTACGCTTGTGGCAGCTAATCCATTAGGTTACGATACTTTAATTTTAAGAGATTACATCAATTGTATTGCTCCGCCTAAAATAATAGTTGACGATACCCAAAAATATGTTTGCCCTGGTGATAGTATACATTTTACTGCAACTGGAGCTGACTCTATTATTTGGTATAAGCATAATACAAAAACTAATGTATATGGTTCAGTGTTAGGTGATAGACCTGTACAAACTACCATCTATAGTGTAAAAGGGTATAATTCATTTGGTTGTTGGGATTCAATCGGGGTTAGAGGTGTTTATGTTCAGTTACCTCCTCCTGTTTTTATTTCTGTTTCCGGTAAAAAAATGACTGCTACCCATAACCCTGGTTTATTCTATTATTCTTGGTTTGTAAATGATTCCGATATGAACCTACATACTTCTACTATTGAGCCAAAGAAGACTGGGAATTATAAAGTGATTATTACAGATTCAGCAGGGTGTTCATCTGTTTCACAGCAGGTGTATTTTGATTACGTACAGTCTACAAAAGGGATAATTGGTGTTAATTCAGGTAAAATAAATATTTACCCAAACCCAACATCGGGTGAGGTTTACTTTGAAGGGCTTGAGAAAGGCATTGAAGCAAAAATTACCTTAACCGATATGATTGGCCGTAAGGTGCTTGAAACAATCATTACCACCAATACAATAAACGTTGATACCCTGCCTGCCGGATTGTACTTTATCTCGGTTGAGCAGAACAATACGCTTGTTTCGCAAAAACTTAGGGTTGAATAG